The Ketobacter alkanivorans genome includes the window TTTTTCACGGGTGTTAATGGTGCCAAAGATTTTGCCCCATACCTCTTTGGATGCCTGCATTTTGCGAGCGATCTTGTCTGTCCACTCGTGGGGTACATGGCAATCAGGACAGGTTGCACGTACACCGGATCGGTTATTAAAGTGGATGGTGCCCCTTAGTTCCTGGTACACGTTGTTGCGCATTTCGTGGCAGGAAATGCAGAACTCTTCGGTGTTGGTCAGTTCCAGGCCGGTGTTAAAACCACCCCAGAACATGATACCGGCAATGAAGCCACCTGCAGTCAGGAACGCAAGGCTGAAGTGCTTACTTGGGCGCCACAGAATGCGCCAGTAACCTTTTATCCAATCTATCATGTCAGGCTCCCGTTACTTGCCGGATTCTTTCAGGATCTGATCGATATCCTTGAATTGATTTTCCACCAGAGGGCGGGCGTCGCTTTGTTGAACATGGCACTGATTGCAGAAGTAACGGCGTGGCGATACGTCTGCCAGGAAGTTACCATCACGATCCATGTAATGGGTGACGCTGATCATCGGTGCCTGTGCATCTTCTGCACGCTTGCGGGCGTGGCAGGACAGACACTTGTTCACTTTCAGATCCACCTGGTATCCCTGGATGTTGTGAGGGATCACGGGGGGCTGCATGGGATAGTTCCGGTGCCGCTTTACATCATCTTTCATGGGTTTGGCGGTGACGGGGGCTTCTCCCTGTTGGTTTAACGCCGCGTTACCCCGCAAAGTAGCGATGTTTTCTTCCGCAACGCCTGATAAGGGCGTTGCGAGGGAGCACAGGGCGATGATGGCAAATGCTATTAATCGGTTCATGGTCATGTTCCCCCTCAGGCCTTCACTATTTTCACGGCGCATTTCTTAAAGTCAGTCTGTTTGGATATTGGGTCTGTCGCATCCAGGGTGACTTTGTTGATCAGCTGGCTGGCATCGAACCAAGGTACAAACACCAAGCCTTTGGGTGGCTTGTTGCGGCCACGGGTTTCTACTCGAGTGCGAATTTCACCTCGACGTGACACCACTTTGACTTCGTCGCCACGACGCAGGCCTCGCTCTTCAGCATCATCCGGGTGCATAAAACACATGGCATCCGGGAACGCTTTGTAGAGTTCCGGTACGCGCTGTGTCATGGAGCCTGAGTGCCAGTGTTCCAGTACGCGTCCGGTGGACAGCCACAGGTTGTATTCGTCATCCGGGGATTCTGCCGGTGGCTCGTAGGGCAGGGCGAAGATAACGGCACGGCCATCGGGTTTGCCGTAGAACTCAAAGCCTTTGCCGGGTTTAACGTAGGGATCGGAGCCTTCACGGAAACGCCATTTGGTCTCTTTTCCGTTCACCACTGGCCAGCGCAGGCCTCGTACTTCGTGATACACGTCAAAGTCAGCCAGATCGTGGCCATGGCCGCGACCGAACTTGGCGTATTCTTCAAACAGGCCTTTTTGCAGGTAGAAACCGAAGTGTTCGGATTCATCATTGCTGTGGCCTTCTTTGATGTCGGATACCGGGAACTTGTTTACCGCGCCGTTGGCAAAGAGCACCTCAAATAAGGTTTTGCCTTTGTACTTGGGGTTTTTGTCGAGGACTTCTTTGGGCCAGACTTCGTCGGTTTTGAAGCGTTTGGAGAACTCCACCAATTGCCACAGATCGGAACGGGCCTCGCCCGGAGCCTTGATCATCTGATGCCAGAACTGGGTGCGTCGCTCTGCGTTGCCGTAGGCACCTTCTTTTTCAACCCACATGGCGGTCGGCAGAATCAGGTCAGCTGCCTGGGCTGTTACGGTTGGATAGGCATCGGACACGATGATGAAGTTATCCGGGTTGCGATACCCCGGATACGTTTCTTCGTTCATGTTGGCTGCAGCTTGCAGGTTGTTGTTGACCTGAATCCAGTACACGTTGATTTTGCTGTCTTTCAGCGCGCGGCTTTGTGCCACCGCGTGCAGGCCGGGTTTGGCGTTCAGTATGCCTTCCGGCAATTGCCAGTTTTTCTCTGAAATGGCGCGGTGCTCTGGGTTTGCAACCACCATGTCTGCAGGCAGGCGATGGCTGAAGGTGCCCACTTCGCGAGCGGTTCCGCAGGCCGATGGCTGGCCTGTGAGGGAGAACGGGCTGTTGCCGGGGGTGGAGATTTTCCCGGTGAGCAGGTGGATGTTGTAGATCAGGTTGTTGGCCCAGACGCCGCGGGTATGTTGGTTGAAACCCATGGTCCAGAACGATACGACTTTGGTTTTTGGATTGGCGTACAGTTCTGCCAGGTCATTGAGTTGTTTTTCGGACAGGCCAGACAGTTTGCTGACTTTCTCTGCGGTATAGTCGGACACGAAGGCTTTGTATTCTTCAAAAGTCATCGGGTCAGAGGCGCCAGCTTTGTCGGCGTTTTTCGCTTTGGCTTCCAAGGGGTGTTCGGGGCGCA containing:
- a CDS encoding nitrate reductase cytochrome c-type subunit yields the protein MNRLIAFAIIALCSLATPLSGVAEENIATLRGNAALNQQGEAPVTAKPMKDDVKRHRNYPMQPPVIPHNIQGYQVDLKVNKCLSCHARKRAEDAQAPMISVTHYMDRDGNFLADVSPRRYFCNQCHVQQSDARPLVENQFKDIDQILKESGK
- the napA gene encoding nitrate reductase catalytic subunit NapA, with translation MATDRRTFLKVQAAATAAAAAGLSTGVNASNLVSDSSKTELNWNKAPCRFCGTGCSVNVATKEGRVVATHGDITCEVNRGLSCVKGYFLSKIMYGKDRLTQPLLRMKNGKFDKNGEFTPISWDQAFDIMEEKYKATLKAKGPDAIGMFGSGQWTVWEGYSAVKLMKAGFLSNNIDPNARHCMASAVGGFMRTFGIDEPMGCYDDIEATDAFVLWGSNMAEMHPILWTRLTDRRLSAPHVKVAVLSTYEHRCFDLADLPMVFTPQTDLAILNYIANYIITHGKVNQDFVSKHTNFRRGMTDIGYGLRPEHPLEAKAKNADKAGASDPMTFEEYKAFVSDYTAEKVSKLSGLSEKQLNDLAELYANPKTKVVSFWTMGFNQHTRGVWANNLIYNIHLLTGKISTPGNSPFSLTGQPSACGTAREVGTFSHRLPADMVVANPEHRAISEKNWQLPEGILNAKPGLHAVAQSRALKDSKINVYWIQVNNNLQAAANMNEETYPGYRNPDNFIIVSDAYPTVTAQAADLILPTAMWVEKEGAYGNAERRTQFWHQMIKAPGEARSDLWQLVEFSKRFKTDEVWPKEVLDKNPKYKGKTLFEVLFANGAVNKFPVSDIKEGHSNDESEHFGFYLQKGLFEEYAKFGRGHGHDLADFDVYHEVRGLRWPVVNGKETKWRFREGSDPYVKPGKGFEFYGKPDGRAVIFALPYEPPAESPDDEYNLWLSTGRVLEHWHSGSMTQRVPELYKAFPDAMCFMHPDDAEERGLRRGDEVKVVSRRGEIRTRVETRGRNKPPKGLVFVPWFDASQLINKVTLDATDPISKQTDFKKCAVKIVKA
- a CDS encoding cytochrome c3 family protein, with the protein product MIDWIKGYWRILWRPSKHFSLAFLTAGGFIAGIMFWGGFNTGLELTNTEEFCISCHEMRNNVYQELRGTIHFNNRSGVRATCPDCHVPHEWTDKIARKMQASKEVWGKIFGTINTREKFEDKRRELAEHEWERFKANDSLECRNCHNFEYMDFTKQGKRAVNQHSTALASGEKTCIDCHKGIAHELPDMAGVEGW